Proteins from one Chitinophaga oryzae genomic window:
- the ureG gene encoding urease accessory protein UreG, whose translation MSDRKYVKIGVAGPVGSGKTALIERLSRALMNTYDMGVITNDIYTKEDAEFLTKNSLLPKERIIGVETGGCPHTAIREDASMNLEAVDEMAARFPNIELILIESGGDNLSATFSPDLADVTIFVIDVAEGDKIPRKGGPGITRSDLLVINKIDLAPYVHADLGVMERDARKMRQGKPFVFTNLMSLQGLDTVIGWIKKYALLEETEEPALVR comes from the coding sequence ATGAGCGACAGAAAATATGTGAAAATAGGCGTGGCCGGTCCCGTGGGTTCCGGTAAAACCGCCCTGATAGAACGGTTGTCCCGCGCACTGATGAACACCTACGACATGGGAGTGATCACCAATGATATTTATACAAAGGAAGATGCGGAGTTTCTTACCAAAAACAGCCTGCTTCCTAAAGAACGTATCATCGGGGTGGAAACCGGCGGTTGCCCGCATACAGCCATCCGTGAAGATGCGAGCATGAACCTCGAAGCCGTGGATGAGATGGCGGCGCGCTTCCCCAACATAGAACTCATCCTGATAGAAAGCGGCGGCGATAACCTCTCTGCTACTTTCAGTCCCGATCTGGCGGACGTGACCATCTTCGTGATCGACGTGGCAGAAGGAGATAAAATTCCGCGTAAAGGCGGTCCGGGTATTACCCGTTCCGATCTGCTGGTGATCAATAAAATCGACCTTGCCCCTTATGTGCATGCAGACCTTGGCGTGATGGAAAGAGATGCCCGCAAAATGCGGCAGGGTAAACCGTTTGTGTTTACCAACCTCATGTCTTTACAGGGACTGGATACCGTGATTGGCTGGATAAAAAAATATGCGCTGCTGGAAGAAACGGAGGAACCGGCGCTGGTAAGGTAA
- a CDS encoding urease accessory protein UreF yields MQQKNDNIRATAFLGSLLHLSDPTLPIGSYTHSNGLETYVQLGLVNNVPSAEMFVRHMLTNNLQYNDAAFVCLAYHAAAANDLAALLALDEEAAALKLPREIRQASQKLGVRLMKIFSRQQSYALAQQYEAAAAAKRAEGHYSIAYGLYACLMGVPLPEALYAFYYNAAVGMVTNAVKLVPLGQLDGQDVLFRMQPVIQSLVGATMTLDRELVGVCNIGFDIRCMQHEQLYSRLYMS; encoded by the coding sequence TTGCAGCAAAAGAACGATAACATCAGGGCCACTGCCTTCCTGGGCAGCCTGTTGCATCTCAGCGATCCTACGCTGCCCATCGGCAGTTACACCCATTCCAACGGGCTGGAGACCTATGTGCAGCTGGGACTGGTGAACAATGTGCCTTCCGCGGAAATGTTCGTGCGGCATATGCTGACCAACAACCTGCAATACAACGATGCCGCTTTTGTTTGCCTGGCTTACCATGCCGCCGCGGCCAACGATCTCGCAGCATTGCTGGCACTCGACGAAGAAGCCGCCGCGCTCAAATTGCCCAGGGAGATTCGGCAGGCCAGCCAGAAACTGGGCGTACGGCTGATGAAGATCTTCAGCCGTCAACAAAGCTACGCGCTGGCGCAGCAGTACGAAGCGGCTGCCGCCGCTAAAAGAGCGGAAGGACATTACAGCATCGCCTACGGACTTTACGCATGCCTGATGGGCGTGCCGCTGCCGGAAGCGTTGTACGCTTTTTATTACAATGCGGCCGTGGGCATGGTGACCAATGCCGTGAAACTGGTGCCACTTGGACAGCTGGACGGACAGGACGTGTTGTTTCGTATGCAACCCGTCATTCAGTCGCTGGTAGGCGCCACCATGACGCTGGACCGGGAGCTGGTAGGCGTGTGCAACATCGGTTTCGATATCCGCTGCATGCAGCATGAACAGCTGTATTCCAGGCTTTATATGTCTTAA
- the ureE gene encoding urease accessory protein UreE, translated as MIIDKIIGNTGTTPLEGRTTDLLLLEWFETTKRIQRKHTQQGMEIAIRFLKEGQRLRIGDILYMDDARAVVVDIIPSDAIVVNPRSLPEMGSVCYEIGNKHLPMFIQDDQVLLPFEEPIYRWLLAAGYQTEKTHTKLTNLLNANVQPHAHGNSGGSSLFSKIMSLAAKER; from the coding sequence ATGATCATCGATAAAATCATCGGTAACACCGGCACTACACCCCTGGAAGGCCGTACCACGGACCTCCTGCTGCTGGAGTGGTTCGAAACCACCAAGCGCATTCAGCGCAAACACACGCAGCAGGGCATGGAGATAGCCATCCGCTTCCTGAAAGAAGGACAGCGCCTGCGTATCGGCGACATCCTCTACATGGACGATGCCCGGGCCGTGGTGGTAGACATTATTCCCAGCGATGCGATCGTGGTCAACCCACGGTCGCTGCCGGAAATGGGCAGCGTATGTTACGAGATCGGCAACAAACACCTGCCCATGTTCATCCAGGACGACCAGGTGCTGCTGCCCTTTGAAGAGCCCATCTACCGTTGGCTGCTGGCCGCCGGGTATCAAACCGAAAAAACACATACCAAACTGACCAACCTGCTGAATGCCAATGTGCAACCACATGCGCATGGCAACAGCGGCGGCAGTTCCCTTTTCTCAAAAATCATGAGCCTTGCAGCAAAAGAACGATAA
- the ureC gene encoding urease subunit alpha, producing the protein MSLIINREQYVNMYGPTTGDKVRLGDTDIIIEIEKDFNHYGDESKFGGGKTVRDGMAQSSTATRDQGVLDMVITNVVLIDHWGIVKGDLGIKDGKIAGFGQAGNPDTMDGVDRNMVIGASTEVHGGNGLIATAGGIDTHIHFISPQQIETALFSGITTMIGGGTGPADGTNATTVTPGKWYIAKMLQAADDFPMNLGFFGKGNCSTEAPIAEQVEAGALGVKIHEDWGATPAVIDAALKVADKYDVQVAIHTDTLNEAGFLEDTINAINGRVIHTFHTEGAGGGHAPDIIKAAMYPNVLPASTNPTRPYTVNTIDEHLDMLMVCHHLSKSIPEDVAFADSRIRPETIAAEDILHDMGVFSIMSSDSQAMGRVGEVVTRTWQTADKMKKQRGFLEEDAAAQSDNFRAKRYVAKYTINPAIAHGIDEYVGSVEPGKIADIVLWKPALFGAKPEMIIKGGMIIAAKMGDPNASIPTPQPVILRTMFGAHGRAMHQTCATFVSKASLEKGIVEEYGLQKMVLPVSGCRNISKRDLIHNDKTPEITVNPENYEVRVDGVHITCEPVDTVPLAQRYFLF; encoded by the coding sequence ATGAGCCTGATCATCAACAGAGAACAATATGTGAATATGTACGGTCCGACCACAGGCGACAAAGTTCGTTTAGGCGATACCGATATTATCATTGAAATAGAAAAAGATTTTAACCACTACGGCGACGAAAGCAAATTCGGCGGCGGTAAAACCGTTCGTGACGGCATGGCGCAATCCAGCACCGCTACCCGCGATCAGGGCGTACTGGACATGGTGATCACCAACGTGGTGCTCATCGATCACTGGGGCATCGTAAAAGGAGACCTCGGCATCAAAGACGGCAAAATCGCAGGCTTCGGCCAGGCCGGCAACCCCGACACTATGGACGGCGTAGACCGCAACATGGTGATCGGCGCTTCCACAGAGGTGCACGGCGGCAACGGCCTCATTGCCACAGCCGGCGGTATCGATACCCATATCCACTTCATCAGCCCGCAACAGATTGAAACGGCCCTCTTCAGCGGCATCACCACCATGATCGGCGGCGGTACCGGTCCGGCAGACGGTACCAACGCCACCACCGTAACACCCGGTAAATGGTACATCGCCAAAATGCTGCAGGCAGCCGACGATTTTCCCATGAACCTCGGCTTCTTCGGCAAAGGCAACTGCTCCACCGAAGCGCCTATCGCTGAACAGGTGGAAGCCGGCGCCCTCGGCGTGAAAATCCATGAGGACTGGGGCGCCACGCCGGCGGTAATTGACGCGGCGCTCAAGGTGGCAGACAAATACGACGTACAGGTGGCCATCCATACCGACACGCTCAACGAAGCGGGTTTCCTGGAAGACACTATCAACGCCATCAATGGCCGCGTAATACACACCTTCCACACAGAAGGCGCCGGCGGCGGGCACGCACCGGATATCATCAAAGCAGCGATGTATCCCAACGTACTGCCCGCCTCCACAAACCCTACCCGGCCCTATACCGTCAACACCATCGATGAACACCTCGATATGCTGATGGTATGCCACCACCTGAGCAAAAGTATCCCGGAAGACGTAGCCTTCGCCGACTCCCGTATCCGCCCGGAAACCATCGCTGCGGAAGACATCCTGCACGATATGGGCGTGTTCAGCATCATGAGCTCCGACTCACAGGCCATGGGACGTGTAGGCGAGGTCGTTACCCGCACCTGGCAGACCGCCGACAAAATGAAAAAACAACGCGGCTTCCTCGAAGAAGATGCCGCTGCACAAAGCGATAACTTCCGCGCAAAACGTTACGTGGCCAAATACACCATCAACCCGGCCATTGCTCATGGCATCGATGAATATGTCGGCTCCGTGGAACCCGGCAAAATTGCGGACATCGTGCTGTGGAAGCCCGCCCTCTTCGGCGCCAAACCGGAGATGATCATCAAAGGCGGTATGATCATCGCCGCTAAAATGGGCGATCCCAATGCATCGATCCCCACGCCGCAGCCGGTGATCCTCCGTACCATGTTCGGCGCCCATGGCCGCGCCATGCATCAGACCTGCGCTACCTTCGTCTCCAAAGCATCCCTCGAAAAAGGGATCGTGGAAGAATACGGCCTGCAAAAAATGGTGCTGCCGGTATCCGGCTGCCGCAACATCTCCAAGCGGGACCTGATACATAACGATAAAACACCGGAGATCACCGTCAACCCCGAAAACTACGAGGTGCGGGTCGACGGTGTGCATATCACCTGCGAACCGGTAGATACCGTGCCATTGGCACAACGGTACTTTCTCTTCTAA
- the ureB gene encoding urease subunit beta, with the protein MIPGEYFLANGDIHCNEGRQTVTIKVINTADRPVQIGSHFHFFEVNRQMSFDRAKAFGKRLNIPAGTAVRFEPGEEKEVQLVELGGARRAFGLNCLVNGDTTLDSSRQKAMAKLAASNFKNQQS; encoded by the coding sequence ATGATACCCGGAGAGTATTTTCTCGCCAACGGCGATATCCATTGCAACGAAGGCCGTCAAACGGTCACCATTAAAGTGATCAACACCGCCGACAGGCCCGTACAGATCGGTTCGCACTTCCATTTCTTCGAAGTCAACCGCCAGATGAGCTTCGACAGGGCCAAAGCCTTCGGTAAAAGACTCAACATTCCCGCCGGCACCGCCGTGCGTTTTGAGCCCGGAGAAGAAAAAGAAGTGCAGCTGGTGGAACTGGGCGGCGCCCGCCGCGCTTTCGGCCTCAACTGCCTGGTCAACGGCGATACCACCCTTGATTCCAGCAGGCAAAAAGCCATGGCAAAACTTGCAGCCTCCAACTTCAAAAATCAGCAATCATGA
- the ureA gene encoding urease subunit gamma, which yields MHLTPRETEKLLLHLAGELAAKRKARGLKLNYPEAIALISSELLEAARDGRSVADLMQYGATILTREDVMEGIPEMIHDIQIEATFPDGTKLVTVHHPIR from the coding sequence ATGCATTTAACACCGCGCGAAACGGAAAAGCTGTTGCTTCACCTGGCCGGAGAACTGGCTGCCAAACGCAAAGCCCGTGGACTGAAACTCAACTACCCCGAGGCGATCGCCCTGATCAGCAGCGAGCTGCTGGAAGCGGCAAGGGATGGGAGATCGGTTGCTGACCTGATGCAGTACGGCGCCACCATCCTCACCCGGGAAGACGTCATGGAAGGCATTCCTGAAATGATCCACGACATACAAATAGAAGCCACTTTCCCGGACGGCACCAAACTCGTCACCGTTCACCATCCCATCCGCTAA
- a CDS encoding sulfatase, whose translation MKTLLLACTLTAAASVSAQFKDPRPAKPKPNIIVFLVDDMGWEDTSVPFWDQLTDKNKRFRTPNMERLAKEGVKFTNAYATPVCTPSRVSMITGMNAAHHGVTNWTSPHKDVNADAPDNTLDSAPWNQNGFSPVKGIPHTVYATPLPALLKSTGYYTIHAGKAHWGAMGTPGANPYNMGFLVNIAGHAAGHPQSYLSEENYGNMPGKATAQAVPDLEEYYGTGTFLTEALTREALKALDEPVNRKQPFYLYLAHYAVHVPLQADKRYYQHYLDIGMDEAEAKYASLIEGMDASLGEVMDYLSNRKIADNTIILFMSDNGGLSLAPPRGGAPHTQNLPLRAGKGSVYEGGIREPMLVKWPGVTKAGSVAHQYVMVEDFFPSILEMAGIQLYDAVQTIDGKSFVPMLEDPSVADSLRTLVWHYPNKWIPDGGPGINYKSALRQGRWKVVYDQQQGTAELYDLVADIGEKRDLSAVYPDKARSLLTLLSQQLQRWNAPMPVLKASGKPLPWPENKR comes from the coding sequence ATGAAAACACTCCTCCTTGCCTGCACACTGACCGCCGCCGCCAGCGTCTCCGCCCAGTTCAAAGACCCGCGGCCGGCCAAACCGAAGCCTAATATTATCGTCTTCCTGGTAGACGATATGGGCTGGGAAGATACTTCTGTGCCTTTCTGGGACCAGCTGACAGACAAGAATAAACGCTTTCGCACGCCTAATATGGAGCGGCTGGCCAAAGAAGGCGTGAAGTTTACCAACGCCTATGCCACGCCGGTATGTACGCCATCGCGGGTAAGCATGATCACCGGCATGAATGCCGCGCATCATGGAGTGACCAACTGGACATCGCCGCATAAGGACGTCAATGCAGATGCACCGGACAATACGCTGGACAGCGCTCCCTGGAACCAGAATGGTTTCAGCCCGGTAAAAGGAATACCACATACCGTATATGCCACCCCGTTGCCCGCCCTGCTGAAAAGTACCGGTTATTATACCATCCATGCCGGTAAAGCACATTGGGGCGCGATGGGTACGCCCGGCGCCAACCCTTACAATATGGGCTTCCTGGTGAATATCGCCGGTCACGCCGCAGGGCATCCGCAGAGTTATTTATCGGAAGAAAACTACGGCAATATGCCGGGTAAGGCCACGGCGCAGGCAGTGCCGGACCTGGAAGAATATTACGGCACGGGCACCTTCCTCACGGAAGCGCTTACACGGGAAGCGCTGAAAGCGCTGGATGAACCGGTCAACCGGAAACAGCCTTTCTATCTCTACCTCGCGCATTATGCGGTACATGTGCCTTTGCAGGCAGATAAGCGCTACTATCAGCATTACCTGGACATCGGGATGGATGAAGCGGAAGCAAAATACGCTTCGCTGATAGAAGGCATGGACGCCAGTCTGGGTGAAGTGATGGACTATCTCTCCAACCGGAAAATAGCAGACAATACCATCATCCTTTTTATGAGCGATAACGGAGGGTTGAGCCTGGCGCCGCCCAGAGGAGGTGCGCCGCATACCCAGAACCTGCCTTTGCGCGCAGGTAAGGGGTCAGTGTATGAAGGCGGCATCCGGGAGCCAATGCTGGTGAAATGGCCAGGGGTGACGAAAGCGGGAAGCGTGGCGCACCAATATGTGATGGTCGAAGATTTTTTTCCTTCCATACTCGAGATGGCCGGTATACAGTTATATGACGCTGTTCAGACAATAGACGGAAAAAGTTTTGTGCCGATGCTGGAAGACCCGTCTGTAGCGGATTCGCTGCGGACGTTGGTATGGCATTATCCGAACAAATGGATACCGGACGGAGGACCGGGCATTAACTACAAAAGTGCGCTACGGCAGGGACGCTGGAAAGTAGTGTATGATCAGCAGCAGGGTACTGCTGAGTTGTATGACCTGGTAGCGGATATCGGTGAAAAGCGGGATCTGTCGGCCGTTTACCCCGATAAGGCACGGTCTCTGCTGACGTTGCTGTCACAACAGCTGCAGCGGTGGAATGCTCCGATGCCGGTATTGAAGGCGAGCGGAAAACCTTTGCCGTGGCCGGAAAATAAACGCTAA
- a CDS encoding catalase: MAKKKNELPNKKAEQLAPHTEDGADQFLTTDQGVRINDNQNTLKAGERGPSLLEDFIMREKITHFDHERIPERIVHARGAGAHGYFQVYASMAEHTRAGFLCDPGRRTPVFVRFSTVAGSRGSTDLARDVRGFAVKFYTEEGNYDLVGNNMPVFFIQDAVKFPDFVHAVKPEPHHEMPQAASAHDTFWDFISIMPESMHMIMWVMSDRAIPRSYRMMEGFGVHTFRWINAAGKGCFVKFHWKPLLGVHSVAWEEAQQISGKDPDFHRRDLWNAIESGNFPEFELGVQLIPEEDEHKYPFDLLDPTKIIPEEVVPVQRIGKMVLDRNPDNFFAETEQVAFHPGHLVPGIDFTNDPLLQGRLFSYLDTQLSRLGSPNFHEIPINRPVAPVHNNQRDGHMRQTINRGGTAYEPNTISAGCPFQAKMADGGFHSYTERIDGQKIRGRSKSFFDHFSQATLFYRSQSPAEQRHLVNALRFELGKVTNTDIRIRMVGLLSQVDKGLAAAVAAGLGVAVPAQPEQPMNRSIPADGDPAQYQPHAVQQPVEKSAALSMEHTVKDTIKTRQIAFLVADGVDSGAITAMKDALLKAGAQVQLVAPRLGAIRAASGSSFEADQSLLTAASVLFDAVYVPGGAESVATLQQHPDAIRFVNEAYRHCKPVAVAGEGLQLLKATRVPPEEASGVVISGQAKAFIAAIAQHRFWERELAK, from the coding sequence ATGGCAAAGAAAAAGAATGAACTTCCCAATAAGAAGGCAGAACAGCTGGCGCCGCACACAGAAGACGGGGCTGACCAGTTCCTGACCACCGATCAGGGCGTTCGCATTAACGATAACCAGAACACCCTGAAAGCGGGAGAAAGAGGCCCTTCCCTCCTGGAAGATTTTATCATGAGGGAAAAAATTACCCATTTTGATCATGAGCGGATACCTGAACGCATTGTACATGCCCGCGGCGCCGGCGCCCACGGCTACTTCCAGGTGTATGCCTCCATGGCGGAACACACCAGGGCCGGGTTTCTTTGCGACCCCGGCCGGCGTACCCCGGTATTTGTAAGGTTCTCCACAGTGGCCGGTTCCCGAGGGTCAACCGACCTGGCCCGGGACGTAAGAGGCTTTGCGGTCAAGTTCTACACAGAGGAGGGTAATTACGACCTTGTGGGCAATAATATGCCGGTATTCTTCATCCAGGATGCCGTGAAGTTCCCCGATTTTGTACACGCTGTGAAGCCCGAGCCACATCATGAGATGCCGCAGGCGGCCTCCGCGCACGACACTTTCTGGGATTTTATCTCCATCATGCCGGAGTCTATGCATATGATCATGTGGGTCATGAGCGACCGCGCCATCCCCCGCAGCTACCGTATGATGGAAGGTTTCGGTGTACACACCTTCCGGTGGATCAACGCGGCGGGTAAGGGCTGTTTTGTCAAATTTCACTGGAAACCGCTGCTGGGAGTGCATTCTGTAGCCTGGGAAGAGGCACAGCAGATCTCCGGTAAAGACCCCGACTTCCACCGGCGGGACCTGTGGAACGCCATCGAGAGCGGTAACTTCCCTGAATTTGAGCTTGGCGTACAACTGATACCCGAAGAAGATGAACATAAATATCCTTTCGACCTGCTGGACCCTACCAAGATCATCCCCGAAGAGGTAGTGCCGGTGCAACGTATCGGGAAGATGGTGCTGGACCGTAACCCGGACAACTTTTTTGCGGAAACGGAACAGGTGGCCTTCCATCCGGGCCACCTGGTGCCGGGCATCGACTTCACCAACGACCCGCTGCTACAGGGACGATTGTTCTCCTATCTCGATACGCAGCTGTCGCGCCTCGGCAGCCCCAATTTTCACGAGATACCGATCAACCGGCCGGTGGCACCGGTACATAACAACCAGCGCGACGGGCACATGCGGCAAACCATCAATCGCGGCGGTACTGCCTATGAGCCTAATACCATCAGCGCCGGTTGCCCGTTCCAGGCGAAGATGGCGGACGGCGGCTTCCATTCGTACACAGAACGGATCGACGGACAGAAAATACGCGGCAGGAGCAAAAGTTTCTTCGATCATTTCAGCCAGGCTACCTTGTTCTACCGCAGCCAGTCGCCGGCGGAACAACGCCACCTTGTCAACGCGCTGCGTTTCGAGTTGGGGAAAGTAACGAACACGGATATACGGATCCGTATGGTGGGACTGTTATCCCAGGTAGACAAAGGGCTGGCCGCCGCCGTGGCGGCAGGACTCGGCGTTGCGGTGCCTGCGCAGCCGGAGCAGCCCATGAACAGGAGTATACCGGCGGACGGCGATCCGGCGCAGTATCAGCCGCACGCCGTGCAGCAGCCGGTGGAAAAATCGGCTGCCCTGAGTATGGAGCATACCGTAAAAGATACCATCAAAACCCGGCAGATCGCTTTTCTCGTCGCCGATGGGGTAGACTCTGGCGCTATCACCGCAATGAAGGACGCGCTGTTGAAGGCTGGCGCACAGGTGCAGTTGGTAGCGCCGCGGCTGGGCGCCATCAGAGCGGCCAGCGGCAGCAGCTTCGAGGCGGACCAGAGCCTGCTGACCGCAGCTTCCGTACTGTTCGACGCCGTTTATGTGCCGGGCGGCGCTGAGAGCGTAGCTACGCTGCAACAACATCCGGACGCGATCCGTTTTGTCAATGAAGCTTACCGTCATTGCAAGCCGGTAGCCGTTGCCGGCGAAGGGCTGCAGCTGCTCAAAGCAACCCGTGTGCCGCCGGAAGAAGCGTCCGGCGTAGTAATCAGCGGACAGGCAAAGGCGTTTATAGCGGCGATTGCACAACACCGGTTCTGGGAACGGGAGCTCGCAAAGTAG
- a CDS encoding YiiG family protein — protein sequence MNKKFLYAAMSVAMLSVSVSCDNSKGAKGPAAYENNSVEKASHVIEYTNLLIDMANKQNSYITRVAENTDRIEKGLKNPSDRFAFIGIITPSYFDMSRSMNKVKPEEPVDELSSDDKKFFKEKVPAYTASFKKLQEQYKKLSDYLKAENYKDDKSALGFALVDSIRSTTQQLMTDKAVLMKKVNEIADASEAIVLKESPLKDYILAMKADLKSVRDFVELAESSEGDYNAIKQKAEAAYAALEKAQAEHSQLNLDNAKKERKDGYYKSFYDRVNDFLITAKKIMRDSAEKGKIDEYQVESLGSSYDNLISSYNSFNS from the coding sequence ATGAACAAAAAGTTCCTTTACGCAGCCATGAGCGTGGCTATGCTCTCTGTATCCGTATCATGTGACAACAGCAAAGGCGCGAAGGGCCCCGCTGCCTACGAGAATAACTCCGTAGAAAAAGCCAGTCATGTTATTGAATACACCAACCTGCTGATTGATATGGCCAACAAACAAAACAGCTATATCACCCGGGTGGCCGAGAACACAGACAGAATTGAAAAAGGGCTGAAAAACCCCTCCGACCGTTTCGCTTTTATTGGCATCATTACCCCTTCCTACTTCGACATGTCAAGATCCATGAACAAAGTAAAACCGGAAGAGCCGGTAGATGAGCTGAGCAGCGACGATAAAAAATTTTTCAAGGAAAAAGTACCTGCCTACACCGCCAGCTTCAAAAAACTGCAGGAGCAGTACAAAAAACTGAGCGACTACCTGAAAGCAGAAAACTACAAAGACGATAAAAGCGCTCTGGGCTTTGCGCTGGTGGACTCTATCCGTTCCACCACCCAGCAGCTGATGACAGACAAAGCGGTGCTGATGAAGAAAGTCAATGAAATCGCTGACGCCAGCGAAGCCATTGTACTGAAAGAAAGCCCGCTGAAAGATTACATCCTCGCCATGAAAGCGGACCTGAAATCTGTACGCGATTTTGTGGAACTGGCAGAAAGCAGCGAAGGCGATTACAACGCTATCAAACAAAAAGCAGAAGCCGCTTATGCTGCGCTGGAAAAAGCCCAGGCCGAACACAGCCAGCTGAACCTGGACAACGCTAAAAAGGAACGTAAAGACGGCTACTATAAATCTTTCTATGACCGGGTGAACGACTTCCTGATCACTGCCAAAAAAATAATGCGTGACAGCGCTGAAAAAGGCAAAATAGATGAATACCAGGTAGAATCACTGGGTAGCAGCTATGACAACCTGATCAGCAGTTACAATTCTTTCAATAGCTAA
- a CDS encoding pirin family protein: MKTQYFPAGERGVKDIGWLKSNFFFSFSDYYHPMRSAFGTLVAFNDDFVTAGKGFGIHPHVNMEIISVLLKGKMNHKDTLGYSTKIEAGGVQIMSAGEGLRHEEYNVGEGDVNFLQIWIQPKLQNITPRYQQRSFPRNNRKNRLTTIVSAEEGLEHCWINQNARLSLGYYDLPGSVPYTLHPVNKCLFIFLIEGTLKVNNQVLHPRDAMGIWEASEISLQHGEETEFLIIETPINQK; this comes from the coding sequence ATGAAAACACAATACTTCCCTGCCGGAGAAAGAGGCGTAAAAGATATCGGATGGCTGAAAAGCAATTTCTTCTTCAGCTTCAGCGACTACTACCACCCTATGCGCAGTGCTTTTGGTACGCTGGTGGCGTTTAACGATGATTTCGTGACCGCCGGAAAAGGTTTCGGTATCCATCCGCATGTGAACATGGAGATCATTTCTGTGCTGCTGAAAGGTAAGATGAACCATAAAGACACCCTTGGTTACAGCACTAAAATAGAAGCCGGCGGCGTACAGATCATGAGCGCCGGGGAGGGGTTAAGACATGAAGAATACAATGTGGGGGAAGGCGATGTGAATTTCCTCCAGATATGGATACAACCTAAACTACAGAATATTACCCCCCGCTACCAGCAAAGAAGTTTTCCCCGTAATAACAGAAAAAACCGGCTTACCACCATCGTTTCCGCAGAGGAAGGCCTGGAGCATTGCTGGATCAACCAGAACGCCCGGCTTTCCCTCGGCTACTACGATCTGCCCGGCTCTGTACCCTATACCCTCCATCCGGTCAATAAATGCCTGTTCATCTTCCTGATAGAAGGTACCCTGAAAGTGAACAACCAGGTGCTGCATCCCCGCGACGCCATGGGTATCTGGGAAGCGAGTGAAATCAGCCTGCAACATGGCGAAGAGACCGAGTTTCTGATCATAGAAACACCCATCAATCAGAAATAG